The sequence ATCAGAAATAGCCTGTTCGGCGACTGCCCTGGGCCCCTCGTTGGCTCTCCTAACCCTGTCTGCCCAGAccaagggagggctgggtggtgCTGAGCAATGCAATTTCTCCCGACTGGTTGGGTTTCTTTTGCTACCCGCTATTACATGGGGCTTGTACGTGGAACCATTGAGGTTCACCAATGGCATTATTAGAGAGACAGCGCCCTCTTGTGGCCCCCTTTATAGCACTTTTCCCTTCCGCAGGAGACTCTTGGAGCTGGCTGGTGTGGGGGGGCGTTTCTAAAAAAATGCTCTGCCGGCCACCTTTGTGCCAgtaatattcaaaattggaataAATGCATGTCTGTATACCAAGGAGGGGGAAACTGGTGAGGATTtatggtgtggggttgctttgcAATGCTTCAGGGCAATGCAAGAGAAATGTCTCCTGGCCCAGAGAAATCTACCCTCTCAGTGCCAATAGCAAAAAAGACAAAGTGAATGAAGGAAGGACCCTTTAGTGTTAAGCCACTAAATCCCATTTTATGTAAAAGCCGCCTTGAGGAAACGTGCAGAAATCCTGTCGAACAATGAGGACTAGAAACAGCCAGTTATATGGTTAACAGTTTTGAAGCAATATGGGAAACTCTGACCCCTCCCTTGTCTCAAGTCAACACCTCTATCCACAATAAGCCCGTGTAACTTGGTAGGGCCAGCATCAGAGAGGACGGGGGCCGACTTCAAGTCTTGCAAGGTCTACTCCCATCTACCCCACCTGGGCTAGAGTCCCTGTAGTCCAATTTACAGAGGAAAAAAAGGCCTACTCGGGATTTCTTTAGCAGTTACAACCAACTGAGCCTGTGTCAAGTAATCTGGCTCCATACAAAGGTCCTTGCTGCATCATGTCAAAGGTCCACCAAGCTCAGGTTTCAGATGGGGAGGTGTCTCCCCGTTTAGGGACACACTTCAAGGGAGATGTACGAGCAGCTGAACATGAATGGCTCATTGGCGAGAGGATTCCAGAAGGGTAGCCATGCAATGACAGGCCAgggatctggagagccaggttcaaatctgcactcCGCTCCTAAGCTCTGAGTGATGTGGGACCGACGCCTAAGTtgagcctacctcacagtgttgttgtgaggataaaatgaagcatGGAATAAACGGTGTGCGCTGCCCTAACCTCAAGCGAAGGAAGGGCCGGATGAAAATGTACTGAAAGACATTTAACACGTTGCAGCAAAATGCAAGCAAAGATCTTGTGGGCCcttaaaaatcagtatttttcccCCCAGTATAAATCTGTGCATCAGCTGGAGTCGGCTTCAGCAGAGGTCTGCTTTTTGGGGGGGATGTTCCCACTACGAAGGtatgaaagaggaagaaaaaattatGAACAGCAAACTTAAAAGGGGCATGAAATATAGGAAGTACAGGGGGCGAGATGTCCTTGCAGTAAAATTCAAACACTGAGATAAATCCAGAACTCCCTAACAATAGCAGTAATGGGTGGCGGCAAAGCTAGGGAAATGAGTTAAACTGGTTAATACCTGCAATAGTTAAGGAATCCCAGATCCTTCTTAAGTCCTTGGGAGATGATGCCAAACTTCTTAAATTCTCACCCAGCAGCTTCACACTGGATTTTCCCTATCAAATGCAAGAGATTCCTAGAAAACCAAAATATTCTCCTCAGCTTCTGAACACGGCTATATTTTGTACTAGGTGAGGGAATGTATAGGACTATAATTGGGAAGCGTGTAACAATCTGCCACTAATAACTAAATATACCTTACGGGAGAGCGTTTTTGCTTCCAATGGCAACCTTGTAACTTTCTCCCACAGGAACAAGTCTATCAAAACCAGTTTCATCTGAAGTAGCAGCCAAATGCCAGTTATTGACATGGTTTCATCTCTTTCGTAGGTTTGGGACCACATCTCGGAAAAGGGCAGTCACTATTAGCAGAGCAGGTCTTGGAACCACTGGCTGGCAAGAAGGCTGCAGGCGGATAGTCAGCTCCGTGCAAATACAGATCATATCTGACAGCCACAAAGCCCACTTTTGGCTGGCAAGAaatgccccctccctccactgcTAGCGAGCCCAACGACAATTTTTAGAACAGTAGGAGTTCAGTGGAAGGCATGGCTCCGTATGAACAAGCCCCGTCAGAAATCAATGACTGCAGTAACATCTTTACACTTCCGCACAGGCATGTCTGTTCCTTGTAAACATGACTGTACAAAAAATGTGACTCCTGCAGGGGGGGCGGGAATGATGAAAAGTTTATTCTTATCTTGTCCCAtgtgggaagccagacacttgcATGGCTTAAGGCGGCATGCAAAGAAGAAAGCGTGCACCCTGCAGATCACTTGACAGCCGTATTTTTAGGGCCTGAATTGTGCAAATTAAAATCTCTTTGTTACTGGCATTTCATAGTGCACTGCAGACAAACACGGGCGTACTCACCGCCATCGCTGGAAGCACAGCACAAAGTTCAAGCGCAAAGTTTCCCACGCACCTGGGATTCTGCATCTTCCGCAGAGATACTATTTGCAGAATTCAGCAGCCAGATATACCCTGGGTGCACTTCAGTTTCTAGCTGTTAACGTGCAGAAGTTAAAATGCTACTTGTGTCCACTGAAATCCAGCATACTAAAAAGGTTCAAAGCAATTCTCCAAATGTTATCTTGCTGTAATCCTTACGGCAGCCCTGATAAGGCGGGCCAGTTTTATCATCTCTCTATTGCAGATGGAGCAGAGGGGAAAAGGAAGTGCGAGGCAGAGCAAACCCTGCCTAAAAACACCTGGAGAGTCCAGTGCGGAGGCAAGACCTCCGGAATCTAAGTTTATTCTCCAAGCCACGATGCTCTCACcagaatttatttacattatttacagctagtttgttgtagtggttaatagcagcAGGTCTCTAATTTGGAAAACTGGGATTCCCCTTCCCtctacctgaagccagctgggtgaccttgagtcagtcacagctctcttagagctctctcagccccacccacctcacagggagattgctgtggggataacaacaatacactttgtaaactgctctgagtgggtgttaagttgtcctgaagggcagtatataaatcggatgttgttgttatagtccacctttctcaccaagactcaaggcagattactcagTGTAATTCCACTTCTActacatcaccaggggatttgaataGAGAGATataaagctgagtgtcatccgcctattgatgacattcagttccaaatgatttggaagtgatttctcctaaagactttactTCGAGGTGGAATAAGCAGGAGGGCAAGATGACACCTGCGGACTCCGTCAAGATAACTCCCACCCTGACGATCGCTCGTCTCCAACAGTAACTTTCTGAGTCTGTTtcatgtgtagggttgccagcctccaggtggtggctggagatcacccggaattacaactgatctccaggccacagagatcagttcccctggagaaaagggctgctttggagggtggactctgtggaattatgccatgctgaggggtcctttccctccccagcccctgccttctccaggcgtcacctcccaaatctccaggaatttcccaacttggagctggcaaccctactcatctCTCTCGTTATCACTAGACTACAGACAGCCAAACACTCCTTTCTACAGTGGAGCCTGCCTGGCTGAGGCAGTTCCAACCAAGGCTTTATACTATAATGGCCTAGTGCTACTTCCAACCCACAGCCACTTGCTCTAACCCTACCACCACACCACCACCCCCTGGCATCAACACATTCCTGTCAAGCATTCCCTTTCCTCCATTAGCTTATGCATTGAGCAcacccctgcaaggtaggctagatCGAGAAAGAGCAACCGTCAGGAGATGCAGGGCAGCGTGCAAGTTTGAACCCAGTGCCCATATTGGCTCCAGAGATGCAAAATGATACAACAGGGCAACAAGGGTGTTACAAGCCTGGGTCTATGTAGAGAGGCCTAgcggctctggggaagcctgtacTAAAGTTAgtacagggcctacatttcccaggtcccctttggaccctgtgattggttaagaggggatttggaggggggaaattgCAGCAATAGAGAAGTAGGGGGTGGTGCCTGAGAAGAAGGGACAAAAGGCGAAGGGGTGAGACACTTGAGTCAGTCACCAGGAGACTGCTAGGAACAATCTAGTTAGACGCATTACGGTGTTTTATCTTGTTTGTTCCCCAACCTTTATGTTTTCCTTAccttacaaagttttgaacacccgTTATtactaaaacttttaaaataaaagttgttTATTCTGCTTGGAGTCTCACGCCTCATTCGGTCACATGTAATCTAAAACCCCACTAGGAAAGAGTGGACCAAAGAGGTCGGTTGGGCACTCTGGGCCCTTCGGAGAagacctgtaccagagtggtggcagcctacagagagcttccctggccCTTGCCTGCTGTGACAAAGGGCAAAATGGATCCCTCCAGCTCTCCCTTGGAAAAGGGCGTCCACCGCACTCGGTTCAGGGCACAGTTAACAGAAAGATGCCTCGTGTCAACTCCACAGAAACACTTGTGTAAATGACGGGTCACATCAGCACGATTCAGCCTGCTGCCCACAACCTCTTTGCACAACCTGCTTCCCGTGTTGCAGGAGGTTTGGTTTTAGGAGACTCCCAGCAGTCAGCCATTTCTGTGCATAAAACAGTGCCAAACCAGAGAACAACAGACCAAAATcccagccaggagcgcatgcttgAATGATTGCACAGAGCTCTGCAAGAAGCACGGTGGCAAGACCAACCAGCGGAGAATAGCCACGAGTGGCTGCAAGAAGCCCAAATCCCCACCCGCAATGCACATTTGCAGTGGGACATGCGGAGAGCGAGGGGTATGCCTCAAGCCTCAGAATCCTCCTTTAAGAGAAAGTCAAAAAAGCTCTTGAAGACCAACCACAACTTGAAGAGGGCGCTTGGATCTAACAGGAGAGGCAAGACTAAGCGCAGCTTGATGGTAATCCttctatggctcagtggcagagcacctgctttgcaagcagaggAGGAGTCCGGCTAAAGGTACCGAAGTAAAAAAGGGGTGCCGGGAAAGACCCTTCTTTGCTGGAGAGCAGCCGCCAACCAGAGGAGAGAGCGCTGAGCCGGACCGATCCAACCGTCTGACATGACATAAAGGCAATTAATTGCATGCGTCCATCAAAAATAGATCAGATCCCATAGGTCCACTCCGTTCTGCACGGCGCCTTTGTTCCAGAGGCATCAGCAAAAGAGATCTCCAGGATCCAGTTTTCTCCTCCTGCGACTACATCCAGGGGCAATGAATGAgcggggctggggtgggggtggggaagagatgACCCTCTTCCTGTTCGGGCTGGGAGGCTCAAGTGTTTCTGTCTGCCGCCATCCCAGGGTAACAACCCCACATGCTCCTCCCCTCCCCGTCCCTTGAAGGAGCACAAAGACTACACAGCCAGGCCTGAAAATCCCTCATTTTGCAGAGGCtggttatgttttattttattttttttgaatCTCTCTCATTTGTATTTTTGATTTCACTtgtgaaaaaaaaaaaagcggaCAAGCAAAACCTTCCACCCCACTGCCTGGCCCAGCGGGGTACCTGACACTCTTTaaataaggggaggggggggatgaggAGACGGAGGAGCAGAGGCTGCCGGGGAGAGGACACAGCTCCCCGGTGCTAAATCAACAGCACGGCCTTCTCGGGAGCCAGGGCCGAGCACCAGGGGATGGACGGCCTCAGTTTGGTCAAGGAAGGGCTTGCTTTAGGCCCTACTATGTCTGCAGGGGAtagaaagtgtgtgtggggtgggggggcaggatgGAGGGCAGGGCACCATGTTACAACTCAGCCACAGGCCCAGGATTGAGCTTGAGGGTGGGGATGCTTATGAAGAGGGCAGAAGGCgcagaggtcacccagctgtccaATATATACATTCATCAACTGTGGAATGCAGACTCTGGGAGAAAGGCTCTCCCCATCTCAGGCCTGAGGAAGGGATTTGAGTCTCGACAACACGTCACCCACCGAGCCCACACTTGGGGCAGGAATCTGTGCTGAAGAGGGGGCCGcacccccatcccccaccaccaccagaaccAAGCTCGAAGGTCCGTTCTCAAGGAGgatggaaaaggggaggaggcagaagaTGGGGCGGAACGGGATGCCCTGAGAGGAACGTTTCGGgaacagcagagagagaacacTAGGAACGAGCAAGCAGACCTAGAAAAAGGGCGGTAGGGGAGGATAAAAAAAGGGAAGAGGCCAGAGACCCTTTCACAGGCGAGGAAGGAGAGCATCGACTACATGCGGGAGGTGCCGGGTGAGGATATGGAGAGGTCCACGGACTGAGCCACAGCGCCTTGCCCATTGGGCCTGGAGACAGACACATAAACACtcacgaacacacacacacacacaccccatgcccTTCGCCAACTAAACCCTGGCTGGCCACCAGTCAAACGCCAGGGACAGGGTGGGAGAAGGAGAGCAGTCGTTGTCCTATCTACGGCAGAGCCGGGAAGATCTCTGGGGCAGCAGGCAAAGGCGGGCTGAAGGGGAAACGAGGCAGTTCTGCTCCAGAGCAGAGAAGTTGGGAGAAGGGCCAGGGTGTGCGTGTAGGGAGGGAGAAGACGAGGAAGACAGAAGGGCAGAAAACGGAGCAAGAACCAACCGCTGCCCCAGTGTTACCGATAGTGGGGTACAGCACATAAGCACAACAtcatctcccccccacaccccaaacGTGTAGGGAAGCTTTCGTCCTGTACAGAGCCCATGCCCCCCAACccacagctgcccacaccacCCTACCCCAGAGttaaatgacaaaaaaaaaaccaggctGAGGACGCTCAACAGCACTTGGAGCAGCTGagctggaaggggagggaggccCCGTCCCCCTCCGCCGAGGTATCATCCGGGAAAGCCACcttcagagaagaaaaaaaagcaggggagggggccagaCAGCAGTCGGGAAGGGGCAGGCTCCCTCTCCCCAGCCTGTCCcaggcccccaccccccacccccacaatcatgtccctcctcctcagcagcagccgccgcctcCTTGTTTGACCGGAGTGCTGTCAATTTTCAGGTTGGGTCTGTCTCCTCCGGCTGTTGCCCCGGGGCCCATGCGCTTCTTGATCTCGGCCGCCATAGTCATGAACGACTGCTCCACGTTGGTGGCGTTCTTGGCGCTGGTCTCCAGGAAGGGGATCCCGAGGGAGTCTGCAAATTCCTGCccaagacggggggggggggggggaaggtggcgGTTAGAAATAAGACAGATGCTTCAGGTAAcggaggcggggcggggaggCTGCCTTTTCACCGCAAGGGCTTCAGGTCAGCAAGAACTCAAGCACATGCAATTTTCTCCACTCGAGGGAGGGCGTTTATAGACTTCACGGTTGCAATACAGTTTCAAATGTCTGAAGACCAGAAACTGAAGCATTTCTTCCACGGaggaaggtcacccagcaaggtctCATGGCACCGTGGGAATTCCAATCTGCGTCACCCGTATCTTAATCCAACAACCTTTAACTACTACGCCAGGCTGACTCTCACATGAAGGGTTCTACCTCATGCAGCCCTGgcagcgctcctgcgctccacgaTTCATCCCgatgcggagcacaggagcgctcccaggagcGGCCcgtggcctgcacgatgatgtcacttcctggaagtgacgtcatcatgtaggCCGGGAGCGCACTTGCTCTCCGCAGTGGGCCGAATCAGGCAGCAATGAGGTGAGTGCCCTCCTGTccggagggtagggggacctggcaaccctagctacaacCGGCCTTTGCAGCACATCCTCTGCTTCTCTCCGCTGAAGACAGCCTTTTTGTCCCTTTAAGCACCTTTGTCTGGAACCATCACCGTGAACGGGGAGGTGTCGGGAGACGAACGGTCAGTGCTCCCAGGCTTTAGACTGTATTCAAAATCAGTTTAACTGGTTACAGCTGCTCAGCCAGTCAAGTTTTACTGGGCCCATTCCTCCAATGACTTTGCATTGTTCATCATTTGGGTATTTTGACGATTGTGCTTATAAAGGGCTCGGGTGGAAAGGCTGGAAACACATCCCCCAATTAACAGCCTCATCTGCCACTTCCTCAAGGAAAGCCGGAGTTCTTTCTAGAAAGTGGCCCAAGCACCCCCTCCTTTTAAACCAGAGGTGGATCTGATCTGAACACCCATCAAGGTGGGGCATCAATTTGAGAACAGGGAATAATCCAGACAAGAGGCTGCCTTGGAATTCCCCAATAGGAAACAAAGCCACCATCACCCTTTGGAAGTATCTGAAAGGCTGAGATGGGGTGGCTGGGGATCTCTGCCTCTGCCGGCACGAACAGGAAGGAAGATCTtgttcttcctccctctcctgaCTACCTTTTTACCACCTTTCTTCTTGGCAGGCTTGAAGGGTCGTAAGGATAACCTGGAGTCATGCCTCCAATGTATGACCAACTGAGATAACCCTGGAAAAGCCTTCTCCTTGGCGCACACAACCACAGACTCTTGGCACCAGCTGctttcatagaatcctagagttggaaggggccatacagaccacagAATCatcgagttggaaggggccatacagaccatctagtccaaccccctgcccagtgcaggatcagcctaaagcatctctgaccagtATTCAATTATTTCCCCCCACCTTATTATTATTTGGTTCAGTCTTGGGTTTAAGGCACTCACAACTCCTGGAGTCTTGCGTTCCTGTGGTTTTTAAAAGGCCCCGGCAGAGTGAGGCAGGCTCGACTCATGGGCCTCCCCCTCTTGAAGGCTCACATGAACACACTCAGAGCTGCTTCACACTGAATCAGACTACCGGCGCACCAGATTTTGGCAGGCCATGGACATACACCAGGCACTCTTCTCTGTTTGCAGTATCATACTGTGCTTTTAGTGGGCACTGGAAGGGGGCTTGTCCCTACCACGGCACATTCAGGAACACTCCCAAGTGCCTCCAGAGCTGCTTCACATCGGTCCGCCAAGATcagcactgtctactcagaccggcagcaggtctccagggtctcaggcagaaatctTTCACATCCCTTCCCATTTGATTCTTTTATCTGGAGACATCAGGGACTGAACATGAGACCTTCTGCGTGTCCAGCAGATGCCCTACCACCGAGCCACGGCCTCTGCTCACCTTGGCGGTCGTGTAGTCCACCACCTTCTTCGTGGTCAAGTCGCACTTGTTGCCCACCAGGAGCTTGTTGACGTTCTCGCTGGCGTAGCGTTCGATCTCCTGCAGCCACTGCTTTACATTGTTGTAGGATTCCTGCACGGATGGAGCACAGGAGGGAACAGAATGAGACCCAGAAGCGACTCTTGTTTAGCCAGCAACCTTTTCCGTGGCTCATAGTTGCAGGTGGGGGAACAAGACCGGCCGAGGACGGCAACTGAACGTGGGTTTGAGCTGCTCAAAAATAGGCAGGGTTACAAAAGCCTAAGAAAAAGGGGGAGCTCCATTCGAATGCACGCACAAGAGGCATCCTAGCAATGTTTTCAGAAGAAATCAGGAGACTGGAGGAGACAAGCCGTTTGGGCCAAATTGCAGAAAGCCTAATTCCCAGCTAGCATGGGAGGGGGAGGTGACTGGCCAAGAGAAGGGCTTAGCAGCCCGGTGGAATTCCATTCAGTTGACTCCGGGTGCAAAGTTGAGGCTCTTGAGAATGTCTGCCCTAGCTCCCATCATTacaggcacctgcagaaggcatcCGGAAAGAGACCATCCCCACCTCCCTCCAGGCTGGAAGCTGTGGCTCTGCAAGTAGAGTGAAGGGCATTCCTCTCTAGCAAGAGTCAAGTGGCATTaactcctctgcccccactgtcACAGGCCACACGGCAACTGCGCTCTTCAAGTCACACtaatgtgtgcgtgtgcatgtaggcaagtgccgtcaagtcacaactgacatatggtgacacacacaccccggccgccgcccatagggttttcaaggcaggagatgaacagaggtggcttgccactgcctgcctgc is a genomic window of Eublepharis macularius isolate TG4126 chromosome 1, MPM_Emac_v1.0, whole genome shotgun sequence containing:
- the RAB1B gene encoding ras-related protein Rab-1B, yielding MNPEYDYLFKLLLIGDSGVGKSCLLLRFADDTYTESYISTIGVDFKIRTIELDGKTIKLQIWDTAGQERFRTITSSYYRGAHGIIVVYDVTDQESYNNVKQWLQEIERYASENVNKLLVGNKCDLTTKKVVDYTTAKEFADSLGIPFLETSAKNATNVEQSFMTMAAEIKKRMGPGATAGGDRPNLKIDSTPVKQGGGGCC